A genomic segment from Spinacia oleracea cultivar Varoflay chromosome 3, BTI_SOV_V1, whole genome shotgun sequence encodes:
- the LOC110790979 gene encoding CBL-interacting serine/threonine-protein kinase 1 isoform X2 — MVLEYVHGGELFDKIASRGKLPEKEGRRLFQQLIDGVSYCHDRGVFHRDLKLENILVDGKGNIKVSDFGLSALPQHFGSDGLLHTTCGSPNYVAPEILANRGYNGATADVWSCGVILYVILTGYLPFDDRNLAVLYQKIARGDVQIPKWLSAGAQKMIKRILDPNPVTRITVAEIKADQWFKQGYVPLNPDDDEDNIYIDEEAFSINDESDGEKRLGAPTLINAFQLIGMSSFLDLSGFFEKEDVSERKIRFTSNLSHIELLERIEDIVTGLGYSVQKKNGRLKVVQGQRDQRDPRSLSVAAEVFEISPSLYVVELRKTYGDSLIYRQLCNKLSNDLGASRSQELLGAAILSAETVSEVY, encoded by the exons CTCCCAGAGAAGGAAGGTCGAAGGCTTTTTCAACAACTTATTGACGGTGTCAGTTATTGTCATGACAGGGGTGTCTTTCACCGAGACCTTAAG CTAGAGAATATCCTTGTAGACGGAAAAGGAAACATAAAAGTATCGGACTTTGGCCTTAGTGCATTACCCCAGCATTTCGGG AGTGATGGCTTGCTACATACAACCTGTGGGAGCCCAAACTACGTTGCTCCTGAAATTCTTGCTAATAGGGGATATAATGGTGCTACGGCAGATGTTTGGTCTTGTGGTGTCATTCTCTATGTCATTCTTACAGGTTATCTTCCTTTTGATGACAGGAACCTCGCTGTCCTTTACCAAAAG ATTGCAAGAGGAGATGTTCAGATACCTAAATGGCTCTCTGCTGGTGCACAAAAGATGATAAAGAGGATTCTTGACCCGAACCCTGTTACACGAATAACAGTAGCTGAGATCAAAGCAGATCAATGGTTCAAGCAAGGCTACGTTCCTTTAAATCCTGATGATGACGAAGATAACATATATATAGACGAGGAAGCCTTCTCAATTAACGATGAG TCTGATGGAGAGAAACGCCTTGGAGCCCCTACACTCATCAACGCCTTTCAGCTAATTGGAATGTCTTCATTCCTCGACCTTTCAGGATTCTTCGAGAAAGAG GATGTGTCTGAGAGGAAGATCAGATTCACGTCCAATCTTTCGCACATAGAGTTGCTCGAGAGAATTGAGGATATTGTAACGGGACTAGGATATtcagttcaaaagaaaaatgggaGG CTGAAGGTGGTGCAAGGGCAAAGAGATCAGAGAGATCCACGAAGCCTTTCAGTTGCAGCAGAA GTTTTCGAGATTAGTCCATCACTATATGTAGTTGAATTGAGAAAAACTTATGGAGATTCTTTAATTTATCGCCAG TTGTGTAACAAATTATCGAACGACCTTGGTGCATCAAGAAGCCAGGAGTTGTTAGGTGCAGCCATCCTGAGTGCGGAAACTGTATCAGAGGTTTACTAG